Genomic DNA from Veillonellales bacterium:
AGATTATCTATTTACTGCTGTAATATAAAAAAGCCTGAAACAGGCAGCAAACTATCAGATTCCTAAGGCCTCAGAAAACAAGCATGGTGATTAGTCTAGCCGAAGTTATATTATACACCGAATGAAATATAATATCGCTTTTCTGTCGAGTACGATCAATTTTCCGACCGAACAGAATTTTTGGCCGCTATGCGGGTGGAGGTTTTAAACCCGTAAGTTGTTGTGGCCAAAATCCAAACCTGATTAGCATCAAGATGGTGCCGAGATGGAGTCGACGTGAACGTGACGCAGGTTTTAGTTAGAAACATAGGAACTGCCCTTTCCTTTCTAAAACACCTAATGGAAGAGAACGAGCTTTTGAAGGAGTGTGAAATCTGATATCGAAGATTATAAAAGTTGCAAAATTTAATTTTGGGGTGGACAATTTGCTTATTGAAGGTGCTTTTTATAAATTACCTGAAATTCTCGCAGCTTCAGACGACCCACAGGGGATATATGAAGCCAATATTGCCAATTTATTTGCCATGGGAATATTGCTTGAATTTAATGCTAGGAATGTAGAAAATGCTTTGCAAAACATCCAATTGGAAAAGCGGTATGAAAAAAGCCGTAATCTACGTGCAGACGTCTATGTTAATTTGGCCAAATTTTCCAAAAATCTCTACATTTATGGAATCAGGCCCAACAACTGGATAGAAGCCAAGTATTTTGGAGGCCTTAAAAGAAACAAAGGTAATGAAACCAAGTCTGAGAATGCTGGGGCCATAATGTATGATATCTTTCGTCTCTGCTGTTTGGTTCCGCTATCACTGCAGAAAAAGGACAACATGACGAGGTATGTCCTGAACGTTTTTAATAACCGGCCCGAAAAGTACCTAGCATATAGACGGGAATCAAGAACTGAACGTATTTGGCTAAGTAATCTACTGCATCCAGGGAGCAACGAGATTATTTTTTCCTTGTCGCAGGAACCTAAAACAATAAAAGAATTATTTGGAAAATATTTTCTAAATAATCCAACTACGGAACTCACCATTAAAGCTAATGTTGAAACATTAGAATTTAAACCTTTTATTGATGCTGATATTCAATTCTGGGGATATTTATCCAGGATTGTAAATTTTACTATAGCCCTAGAAGGAATCAAAGTTACTTACGACCCATTACAAAAGTTTGACCAGATTAATATAGATAATCTTTCCGCGATACGGAGTGAATTATTTACGGTGGACAAGTAAATGAAATAAGTGGGAAGGCGTATGATTTGAGAGGATGAAAAAATTTGCACCAATAGAGGAAAGACATATCTTCTATCATTTTTATTTATCAATAATCTAACCTTAAGTTGCCTACTTATCGCCTCAATATAAAAGTAAGATAATGGAGCATGTGGTATACTCCAAATAAATAAGTCCGAGGATCAGGCGCACAGTCTGATCCTTTTCAACAAATAATAAAAACCAGTTGTGTCTGTGAATTTCAAAAAAGGCAAATAGAAAAAAATAGCGAAGAATATATCTAATTGAAATATTGTATGCTTTTCTTTTGTTTGGCACAGTAGGATCCAAAACCGTAAAAAGGAAGTAACGGCCTATGACGTTATCTGAAGCTCAGACCCGTCAGCGTTATATCGACAACCAGCTTGTAGAAGCTGGTTGGGGCAATGACGACCGTTCGGTACTGGAAGAATTCGCAATAGGACCATTGAAAGAACGGCCAGCAAAATATGGAGAAAAGCTTGGCTTCGTTGATTACGTTCTTATCGGCAAAAGCGGAAAGCCGTTGGCAGTCGTTGAGGTCAAGCGTACCAGCCGTGATCCGCTAGTAGGAAAACGGCAAGCTGCAGATTACGCTGATCAGATTAAGGAAAAATTCGGGGTTGACCCGTTTATTTTTCTAACCAATGGCAACGAAATACTGTTTTGGGATCGAGGCCGATATGCTCCACGCAATGTAAGCGGATTCTTCACACGGGAAGACTTGGAGCGCATGCTACATCAAAAACGCTATGCTACGCCGCTAGCACAGGTCGAACTAAAACCGAATGTCGTGGGGCGTCCCTATCAAAATGAGGCTATTCGCCGTGTCACCGAGGCAATCGAGGCAGCTCGCCGAAAATTTCTTTTGGTAATGGCAACAGGCACAGGTAAAACCCGCATTGCTCTTGCCATAATGGACGTACTATTACGCGCTCGGCGTGTACAACGTATCCTTTTCCTTGCCGACAGGCGTGTGTTAGTGCGTCAGGCAATGAGCGCTATCAAGGAACATCTGCCTCACGAAAGTATGGGAAGAATCGAAGGCGGCGAAATTCCTACAGGCGCTCGCATTCATGTGGCTACCTACCCCAGCATGATGGGCTGTTTTCGCGCGCTTTCACCAGGCTATTACGACCTTATTATTGCAGACGAAAGCCACCGTTCTATTTATAACCGCTACAAGTCGATTTTCGACCACTTCGACGCTCTATATTTAGGCTTGACGGCTACACCGACAGATTTTATCGACCATAATACCTTTAATCTCTTTGGATGCGAAGACGGTATTCCGACCTTCAACTATTCATACGAACAAGCTGTTGACGATGGCTATTTAGTACCTTACCGGGTACTAAATGCCCAAACTAATTTCCAAATTAGCGGTATTCATGGTGAGAATCTTTCCGACGAGCTCCGGCAAAAGCTGTCCGAGCAAGGCGTTGATTTAGACGAGTTGGACTTTGAGGGTACGGATATTGAGAAGACAGTTACCAACATCGGTACTACTGATGCGCTGGTACGTGAATTCATGAATAAGTGTCGCAAGGACGTTTTGGGCCTGCCGGTGAAAAGCATTATTTTTGCCACAAGCCACGGTCATGCCAAGCGTTTCTACCAGAGTTTTAACAAGCTTTTTCCAGACTACCAGCGCCAAGGTTTAGCAGAAATAATTGACAGCCACATGGAGCGTGCCGAGGAAACATTGGATGATTTCAAGTTTAAAGATATGCCACGTATCGCTA
This window encodes:
- a CDS encoding DEAD/DEAH box helicase family protein; the protein is MTLSEAQTRQRYIDNQLVEAGWGNDDRSVLEEFAIGPLKERPAKYGEKLGFVDYVLIGKSGKPLAVVEVKRTSRDPLVGKRQAADYADQIKEKFGVDPFIFLTNGNEILFWDRGRYAPRNVSGFFTREDLERMLHQKRYATPLAQVELKPNVVGRPYQNEAIRRVTEAIEAARRKFLLVMATGTGKTRIALAIMDVLLRARRVQRILFLADRRVLVRQAMSAIKEHLPHESMGRIEGGEIPTGARIHVATYPSMMGCFRALSPGYYDLIIADESHRSIYNRYKSIFDHFDALYLGLTATPTDFIDHNTFNLFGCEDGIPTFNYSYEQAVDDGYLVPYRVLNAQTNFQISGIHGENLSDELRQKLSEQGVDLDELDFEGTDIEKTVTNIGTTDALVREFMNKCRKDVLGLPVKSIIFATSHGHAKRFYQSFNKLFPDYQRQGLAEIIDSHMERAEETLDDFKFKDMPRIAISVDMLDTGVDVPSIQTLMFARPIFSRVKFWQMIGRGTRLYEEPKLKVRKRDFLIIDCWNNFEYFQLNPEGDNNHPTEPLPVRLFRLRLEKQVLLNSRDPRDERVFRMLQSMLSQLPLDNVNVRPHSEQITNLVKRWPNHSVDTERFLTQTIAPLFRFVWTASLPELQFRITVERIAVAWLVGEEEKVQNLAEKAREAVSSLAANIEEVKAVAEQQACVLSDGFWDHLDLDRLDILQELFGPLMRFRQRESSQFVELNLPDKIASRHWIIYGPSGEGAFADSYRQRVEAWVRTLADNLSSLIKLRRGEPLSNGDIEEIAKALNQADLFVTEEILRDVYQQPSANLPDFLLHILDIAKLPSQEEKIKAAFEHFIAEHGYMSASQINFLRAIRSSVIRGYKLTRERLYQPPLSRLGIVENLFAPEDIDKIIDFANKLVDEIA